The following coding sequences lie in one Synechococcus sp. PCC 7336 genomic window:
- a CDS encoding universal stress protein produces MNAIVVAVDVSPQAMPVVEALKTLNLAPHTRVVLAYVLPAAGEDDLPADVPNQARSPQQKLMQAETFLHELRDEVTTLLGEVKLAIEIATGDPAEEIVRLAGIHQADLIVLGSRGLKGVNRVILGSVSTQVVESAHCSVYVIKRDRLP; encoded by the coding sequence GTGAACGCAATCGTGGTGGCTGTCGATGTCTCGCCTCAGGCTATGCCCGTGGTGGAGGCCCTCAAAACCCTCAACCTCGCTCCCCACACCCGGGTGGTATTGGCCTACGTGTTGCCTGCTGCTGGAGAGGACGACCTGCCTGCCGATGTCCCCAATCAAGCGCGATCGCCCCAGCAGAAGCTCATGCAGGCAGAAACCTTTTTGCACGAGCTGAGGGACGAGGTCACCACGCTTTTGGGGGAGGTTAAACTCGCGATCGAAATTGCCACGGGCGATCCAGCCGAGGAGATCGTCCGGCTTGCGGGCATTCACCAAGCCGATCTGATTGTGTTGGGCTCGCGCGGGCTCAAGGGTGTGAATCGGGTGATTTTAGGCTCGGTGAGTACTCAAGTGGTGGAGTCGGCACACTGCTCGGTCTATGTCATCAAGCGAGATCGATTGCCGTAG
- a CDS encoding Uma2 family endonuclease → MISTKVSELDLDNFDGQLTQTVVLSSISWQTYRAMLTDMGDHRATRIAYDRGILTLKMPSKLHEIINRLLARIVTTLTEELDLEVVDVGSTTLDREDLEKGAEPDTGFYIPNASKLEGLDPEIPAQLPPDLVIEVDITSPSTQRIEIYWALGVPEVWRYTKRRGLIIYQWRSGGYEESDVSAAFPKVTAARLNQFLVQRQTQSENQVIRTVRSWIQPLE, encoded by the coding sequence ATGATTTCTACTAAAGTCAGTGAACTCGACTTAGATAATTTTGACGGACAGCTCACCCAGACGGTTGTTTTGTCGAGCATTAGCTGGCAAACCTATCGGGCAATGCTGACTGATATGGGAGACCATCGTGCGACTCGCATTGCCTACGATCGCGGGATTCTGACTCTAAAAATGCCTTCTAAGCTTCACGAGATTATTAATCGCTTGTTGGCTCGCATTGTCACAACCTTGACGGAAGAGCTCGATCTGGAGGTGGTCGATGTGGGCTCGACGACGCTGGATCGGGAGGATTTAGAAAAAGGGGCAGAACCGGATACGGGCTTTTATATCCCAAATGCATCAAAGCTGGAAGGGCTAGATCCCGAGATTCCGGCACAACTGCCACCGGATCTAGTTATTGAGGTGGATATTACTAGTCCTTCAACTCAACGAATCGAGATTTATTGGGCACTGGGGGTGCCTGAAGTTTGGCGATATACTAAGCGACGCGGATTGATTATTTACCAATGGCGATCGGGCGGTTATGAGGAGTCTGACGTGAGTGCTGCGTTTCCAAAAGTAACTGCGGCTCGGCTAAACCAATTTTTAGTGCAGCGGCAAACTCAAAGTGAGAATCAAGTCATTCGGACTGTACGGAGTTGGATTCAGCCACTGGAATAG
- a CDS encoding tetratricopeptide repeat protein, whose translation MELSSVLPLIYLLALTAVLGVIGLLVFREVMRNRRQEGVISRLQGRLAKGKGTPEEHYELGSVYLEKKLYDLAIAQFRKAIDVAEEDIPVVCNAMGYTYFLQEQYDLAIRFYKSAVEAERDYATAWNNLAHAYEKKNLIGQAVEAYETALAIDPDSDIAKRRSTSLRKRLSPTGSAAEK comes from the coding sequence ATGGAATTGTCATCGGTTTTACCTCTGATTTATCTGCTGGCTCTGACCGCCGTGCTGGGGGTCATTGGTTTGCTGGTGTTTCGCGAGGTGATGCGCAATCGCCGTCAGGAGGGGGTCATTAGTCGATTGCAGGGGCGTTTGGCCAAAGGCAAAGGTACCCCCGAAGAGCACTACGAGTTGGGCAGCGTGTATCTAGAAAAGAAGTTATACGATCTGGCGATCGCTCAGTTCCGTAAAGCGATCGATGTCGCGGAAGAAGATATCCCTGTCGTGTGCAATGCAATGGGATACACCTATTTTCTCCAGGAGCAATACGACCTCGCCATTCGGTTTTATAAAAGTGCGGTAGAAGCAGAACGAGACTATGCCACCGCTTGGAACAATCTCGCCCATGCTTACGAGAAAAAGAATTTAATTGGTCAGGCGGTTGAGGCTTACGAGACGGCGCTGGCGATCGATCCCGATAGCGATATTGCCAAGCGTCGCTCCACTTCGCTGCGCAAGCGCCTGTCGCCCACAGGGTCGGCGGCGGAGAAATAG
- a CDS encoding NAD(+) kinase has translation MGQSKAGIIYNDSKPSALRAKDSMVEWLETKGWKVHTATGTSGILGYSQPHSPVRHSPIDRLAPPGFDTDMDFAIVLGGDGTVLAAARQLAPHRIPLLAVNTGHLGFLTETYLPLLFKATEAVLSGDCYLDERTMIAVQVWREGALIWEALALNELVLHREPLTSMCHFEISIGEHSPLDVAADGIIVATPTGSTAYALSAGGPVVIPGVSVLQLIPICAHSLASRALVFPDSELIQIVSPQQDQLILVVDGNAGCYISPHRDEIRIARSSYQTQLIRLKRAEFFRLLREKLGWGLTHASKPTSVELP, from the coding sequence ATGGGACAGTCCAAAGCAGGGATTATCTACAATGACAGCAAACCATCAGCCCTGCGGGCCAAAGACTCGATGGTGGAATGGCTGGAAACCAAAGGCTGGAAGGTTCATACTGCAACGGGGACTAGCGGTATCTTAGGCTATTCTCAACCCCACAGCCCCGTTCGCCACAGCCCGATCGATCGCCTCGCTCCTCCGGGCTTCGATACCGACATGGACTTTGCCATTGTGCTGGGGGGGGACGGCACTGTGCTAGCCGCCGCCCGCCAATTGGCCCCCCACCGCATTCCGCTTTTAGCCGTCAACACCGGTCACCTCGGCTTCTTAACCGAAACTTATTTACCCTTGCTATTCAAGGCAACCGAAGCGGTCTTGTCGGGGGATTGCTATCTCGACGAGCGCACCATGATCGCCGTTCAAGTTTGGCGGGAAGGAGCGTTAATCTGGGAGGCATTGGCCCTCAACGAGTTAGTTCTACACCGGGAACCCCTCACCAGCATGTGCCACTTCGAAATCAGTATTGGCGAGCATTCTCCTTTAGATGTGGCTGCCGACGGCATCATTGTTGCTACTCCCACAGGCTCGACCGCCTACGCCCTGTCAGCCGGCGGTCCAGTGGTCATCCCCGGTGTCTCCGTCCTACAGCTCATTCCTATTTGTGCCCATTCTCTGGCCTCGCGCGCCCTTGTCTTTCCCGACAGCGAGCTGATTCAGATTGTCTCCCCCCAACAGGATCAGCTGATCTTAGTGGTCGATGGCAACGCAGGTTGCTACATTTCACCTCATCGGGACGAAATTCGGATTGCCCGCTCGTCCTACCAAACCCAGCTGATTCGCCTGAAGCGGGCGGAGTTTTTCCGTCTGCTAAGAGAGAAACTGGGATGGGGCTTGACCCACGCCTCCAAACCAACATCGGTAGAGTTGCCGTAG